A single region of the Nomia melanderi isolate GNS246 chromosome 12, iyNomMela1, whole genome shotgun sequence genome encodes:
- the P58IPK gene encoding dnaJ homolog subfamily C member P58IPK, whose protein sequence is MYHCGLLLVLLDLSLDVVGSVSQLEIDRHLELGREFLAKGQLQDALSHYHAAVEGDPNNYLTYYKRGTVYLALGKAKFALLDLDKVLELKPDFTSARLQRGNVLLKQAQFDKAEADFRNVLAVEPNNEALNALYKISPAQEDLEIVDRLIRHGDYAAAAQQLTKIIEICPWSAELRERRAECYEALEDYMSAISDVRSTTKLQSDNTQGFFKLAGLHYRLGQVNESLKEIRECLKLDPEHSKCFSFYKKVKKIAQLLANAENSEEAKNYDKCIVSAQSVFKLEPNIGNVRFLAQHLLCKCYTGDLQPGEAIKNCKEALKIRKEPGVYCDSAEAYLASEMFDDAIRDFKEALEIDPSLQRAKQGLHKAQQRQKLSESRDYYRILGVPRTASKRDIIKAYRKAAQKWHPDNFQEGEEKKRAEKRFIDIAAAKEVLTDDEKRAKFDQGEDPLDPESGKHQYGSNPFQEFHHFHGSPFQFKFHFN, encoded by the exons ATGTACCATTGTggtttattattagttttattggatTTGTCTTTAGACG TGGTTGGAAGTGTTTCTCAATTAGAAATTGATAGACATTTGGAATTAGGTAGAGAATTTTTAGCAAAAGGTCAGTTACAAGATGCACTGTCACATTACCATGCTGCTGTTG AGGGTGATCCGAAcaattatttaacatattacaaAAGAGGCACAGTATATTTAGCGTTAGGTAAAGCAAAGTTTGCGCTTCTTGATCTTGACAAGGTTCTGGAACTAAAGCCAGATTTTACGTCTGCAAGATTACAACGAGGTAATGTGTTACTTAAGCAAGCTCAATTTGATAAAGCTGAAGCAGATTTTCGAAATGTG TTGGCAGTAGAACCAAATAACGAAGCTCTCAATGccttatataaaatatcacCTGCACAAGAAGATCTAGAAATTGTAGACAGATTAATAAGACATGGTGATTATGCAGCAGCTGCACAACAACTTaccaaaattattgaaatatgtcCATGGTCAGCTGAACTTAGGGAACGCAGAGCAGAATGTTATGAAGCTCTTGAAGATTATATGAGTGCTATTTCTGATGTGCGTTCTACAACTAAGTTACAATCTGATAACACACAGGGATTCTTTAAGTTAGCTGGTTTACATTATCGTCTTGGACAAGTAAACGAGTCATTGAA agaAATTCGAGAGTGTTTAAAGCTTGATCCAGAGCATTCAAagtgtttttcattttacaagAAAGTTAAGAAAATAGCTCAGTTATTAGCAAATGCGGAAAATTCTGAAGAAGCTAAAAATTATGATAAGTGCATAGTTTCTGCTCAATCTGTATTTAAGCTTGAACCAAACATAGGCAATGTTCGTTTTCTTGCTCAGCATCTTCTTTGCAAATGTTACACTGGTGATTTACAGCCGGGTGAggcaattaaaaattgtaaagaagcactaaaaattcgaaaagaaCCTGGAGTGTATTGTGACAGCGCAGAAGCATATCTTGCTTCTGAGATGTTTGATGATG cGATAAGAGACTTTAAGGAAGCTTTAGAAATTGATCCTAGCTTGCAAAGAGCGAAACAAGGTCTTCATAAAGCTCAACAAAGACAAAAACTGTCTGAATCTCGAGATTATTATAGAATCCTAGGTGTGCCAAGAACAGCATCAAAACGGGATATTATTAAAGCATACAGAAAGGCTGCACAGAAGTGGCATCCTGATAATTTTCAGGAAGGAGAGGAAAAGAAGCGAGCGGAGAAAAGGTTTATTGACATTGCAGCTGCCAAAGAAGTATTAACTGATGATGAAAAACGAGCGAAATTTGACCAAGGAGAAGATCCGTTAGACCCAGAGTCAGGGAAACATCAGTATGGTTCTAATCCCTTCCAAGAATTCCACCACTTCCATGGTTCCCCCTTCCAAtttaagtttcatttcaattag
- the bel gene encoding ATP-dependent RNA helicase bel isoform X2 gives MSNAANQNGSGLEQQLAGLDLSGSRQPSGGRYIPPHLRNKSGSNGPSAGDQHSSSSRSYSERDRGGGERDRERERDRGRGGSSSYRDSRSSRDVDFGNFGNYGGRNRRSAAEENGRDYRYPNSERDRPRDRPISSGNDRWPEPRNNRWPETRQNDHRSGGSGGAVRWKEIDWTIPTSRDERLEVELFGTGNTGINFSKYEDIPVEATGDNIPPHITSFDEVQLTEIIKNSIGLAGYDKPTPVQKYAIPIIIGRRDVMACAQTGSGKTAAFLVPILNQIYESGPRPPPPHVNSSGKRKQYPLGLVLAPTRELATQIYDEARKFAYRSRMRPAVVYGGSNIVDQMRELDRGCHLLVATPGRLVDMLCRGKIGLHNCRYLVLDEADRMLDMGFEPQIRRIVQEDTMPPTGERQTLMFSATFPKEIQMLARDFLSNYIFLAVGRVGSTSENITQKIVWVEEHDKRSYLLDLLQASNLSDPSTESLTLVFVETKKGADMLEEYLHSMGYPVTSIHGDRTQREREDALRRFRAGKTPILVATAVAARGLDIPHVKHVINFDLPGDVEEYVHRIGRTGRMGNLGLATSFFNSKNQNLVRDLVSLLIEANQELPPWLDDLFSEVRYSGGGSRRAGGSTKGRFSGGFGARDYRQQPSSGPVRNNGSSNRPGGYGGNYGGYGGNYNNSSHNNSANNGSSNGTDWWGEH, from the exons ATGAGTAATGCAGCCAACCAGAATGGATCAGGTCTAGAGCAGCAG TTAGCTGGTCTGGACTTGTCAGGCTCCCGCCAACCAAGTGGGGGCCGTTACATACCACCACACCTAAGAAATAAATCtggaa GTAACGGACCTTCTGCAGGAGATCAACATTCTTCCTCTTCGAGATCATATTCTGAGAGAGATAGAGGAGGCGGTGAACGTGATCGCGAGAGGGAAAGAGACAGGGGCAGAGGTGGATCATCAAGCTATAGAGATTCACGAAGTTCTCGTGATGTTGACTTCGGCAACTTTGGGAACTATGGTGGACGTAACAGACGAAGTGCAGCCGAAGAAAATGGAAGAGATTATAGATACCCCAATTCcgagcgcgatcgacctcgtgATCGCCCGATTAGCTCCGGCAATGATCGTTGGCCAGAGCCTAGGAATAACCGTTGGCCAGAGACAAGACAAAACGATCATAGATCAGGAGGTAGCGGCGGTGCTGTTAGGTGGAAGGAAATTGACTGGACGATTCCTACTTCCAGAGATGAGCGATTGGAGGTGGAATTATTTGGCACTGGTAATACTGGTATTAACTTTAGTAAATATGAGGATATCCCAGTTGAGGCTACTGGAGACAATATACCTCCACACATCACATCT TTCGACGAGGTTCAGCTGACGGAGATAATAAAGAACAGCATTGGTTTGGCTGGTTATGATAAGCCTACACCCGTGCAGAAGTATGCGATACCGATCATCATTGGACGTCGTGATGTTATGGCCTGTGCCCAAACAGGGTCTGGTAAAACAGCGGCTTTTTTAGTGCCAATATTGAATCAGATTTATGAAAGTGGGCCACGTCCACCGCCACCACATGTCAATTCTTCTGGCAAGCGTAAACAGTATCCACTAGGTCTAGTATTAGCACCTACAAGAGAGCTTGCCACTCAAATATATGACGAAGCAAGGAAATTTGCATACAGATCACGTATGCGCCCTGCTGTTGTATATGGTGGTTCCAATATTGTAGACCAAATGCGAGAATTAGATCGTGGCTGCCATCTTCTTGTAGCAACACCTGGCCGTCTCGTAGACATGTTGTGCCGGGGTAAAATTGGTTTACATAATTGTCG atatttagtaTTGGATGAAGCAGATCGTATGTTGGATATGGGTTTTGAACCACAAATACGACGTATAGTCCAAGAAGATACAATGCCTCCAACTGGGGAGAGACAAACACTTATGTTCTCAGCTACGTTTCCCAAGGAGATACAGATGTTGGCAAGGGATTTCCTTAGCAATTATATCTTCTTAGCTGTAGGCCGTGTAGGCTCTACATCTGAAAATATTACTCAGAAAATTGTGTGGGTGGAAGAACATGATAAACGTTCATATTTGCTTGATTTGCTTCAAGCTAGCAACTTATCAGATCCTT CTACTGAATCATTAACGCTCGTTTTCGTGGAGACAAAGAAGGGTGCAGATATGTTAGAAGAGTATTTACACTCAATGGGATATCCGGTTACCAGTATTCATGGTGATCGCACTCAACGTGAACGAGAAGATGCTTTGCGTCGTTTCCGTGCTGGTAAAACGCCAATACTTGTTGCAACTGCCGTTGCTGCCCGTGGTCTCGATATTCCGCATGTAAAACATGTAATTAATTTCGATTTACCGGGCGACGTGGAAGAGTACGTCCACAGAATTGGTCGTACTGGTCGCATGGGCAATTTAG GTCTAGCAACCTCATTTTTCAACAGTAAGAATCAGAACTTGGTGCGTGATTTGGTGTCTTTATTGATTGAGGCTAACCAAGAACTCCCACCATGGCTGGACGATTTGTTCAGCGAAGTAAGGTATTCTGGAGGTGGATCTCGACGTGCTGGTGGCAGTACTAAAGGGCGATTTAGCGGTGGGTTCGGTGCAAGAGATTACCGTCAACAACCCAGCTCTGGACCCGTTCGTAATAACGGTTCCTCTAACAGACCTGGTGGTTATGGAG GTAACTACGGAGGTTATGGcgggaattataataattcatcgCATAATAATTCTGCTAACAACGGAAGCAGCAATGGCACCGATTGGTGGGGGGAG CATTAA
- the bel gene encoding ATP-dependent RNA helicase bel isoform X1 encodes MSNAANQNGSGLEQQLAGLDLSGSRQPSGGRYIPPHLRNKSGSNGPSAGDQHSSSSRSYSERDRGGGERDRERERDRGRGGSSSYRDSRSSRDVDFGNFGNYGGRNRRSAAEENGRDYRYPNSERDRPRDRPISSGNDRWPEPRNNRWPETRQNDHRSGGSGGAVRWKEIDWTIPTSRDERLEVELFGTGNTGINFSKYEDIPVEATGDNIPPHITSFDEVQLTEIIKNSIGLAGYDKPTPVQKYAIPIIIGRRDVMACAQTGSGKTAAFLVPILNQIYESGPRPPPPHVNSSGKRKQYPLGLVLAPTRELATQIYDEARKFAYRSRMRPAVVYGGSNIVDQMRELDRGCHLLVATPGRLVDMLCRGKIGLHNCRYLVLDEADRMLDMGFEPQIRRIVQEDTMPPTGERQTLMFSATFPKEIQMLARDFLSNYIFLAVGRVGSTSENITQKIVWVEEHDKRSYLLDLLQASNLSDPSTESLTLVFVETKKGADMLEEYLHSMGYPVTSIHGDRTQREREDALRRFRAGKTPILVATAVAARGLDIPHVKHVINFDLPGDVEEYVHRIGRTGRMGNLGLATSFFNSKNQNLVRDLVSLLIEANQELPPWLDDLFSEVRYSGGGSRRAGGSTKGRFSGGFGARDYRQQPSSGPVRNNGSSNRPGGYGGNYGGYGGNYNNSSHNNSANNGSSNGTDWWGEVWDK; translated from the exons ATGAGTAATGCAGCCAACCAGAATGGATCAGGTCTAGAGCAGCAG TTAGCTGGTCTGGACTTGTCAGGCTCCCGCCAACCAAGTGGGGGCCGTTACATACCACCACACCTAAGAAATAAATCtggaa GTAACGGACCTTCTGCAGGAGATCAACATTCTTCCTCTTCGAGATCATATTCTGAGAGAGATAGAGGAGGCGGTGAACGTGATCGCGAGAGGGAAAGAGACAGGGGCAGAGGTGGATCATCAAGCTATAGAGATTCACGAAGTTCTCGTGATGTTGACTTCGGCAACTTTGGGAACTATGGTGGACGTAACAGACGAAGTGCAGCCGAAGAAAATGGAAGAGATTATAGATACCCCAATTCcgagcgcgatcgacctcgtgATCGCCCGATTAGCTCCGGCAATGATCGTTGGCCAGAGCCTAGGAATAACCGTTGGCCAGAGACAAGACAAAACGATCATAGATCAGGAGGTAGCGGCGGTGCTGTTAGGTGGAAGGAAATTGACTGGACGATTCCTACTTCCAGAGATGAGCGATTGGAGGTGGAATTATTTGGCACTGGTAATACTGGTATTAACTTTAGTAAATATGAGGATATCCCAGTTGAGGCTACTGGAGACAATATACCTCCACACATCACATCT TTCGACGAGGTTCAGCTGACGGAGATAATAAAGAACAGCATTGGTTTGGCTGGTTATGATAAGCCTACACCCGTGCAGAAGTATGCGATACCGATCATCATTGGACGTCGTGATGTTATGGCCTGTGCCCAAACAGGGTCTGGTAAAACAGCGGCTTTTTTAGTGCCAATATTGAATCAGATTTATGAAAGTGGGCCACGTCCACCGCCACCACATGTCAATTCTTCTGGCAAGCGTAAACAGTATCCACTAGGTCTAGTATTAGCACCTACAAGAGAGCTTGCCACTCAAATATATGACGAAGCAAGGAAATTTGCATACAGATCACGTATGCGCCCTGCTGTTGTATATGGTGGTTCCAATATTGTAGACCAAATGCGAGAATTAGATCGTGGCTGCCATCTTCTTGTAGCAACACCTGGCCGTCTCGTAGACATGTTGTGCCGGGGTAAAATTGGTTTACATAATTGTCG atatttagtaTTGGATGAAGCAGATCGTATGTTGGATATGGGTTTTGAACCACAAATACGACGTATAGTCCAAGAAGATACAATGCCTCCAACTGGGGAGAGACAAACACTTATGTTCTCAGCTACGTTTCCCAAGGAGATACAGATGTTGGCAAGGGATTTCCTTAGCAATTATATCTTCTTAGCTGTAGGCCGTGTAGGCTCTACATCTGAAAATATTACTCAGAAAATTGTGTGGGTGGAAGAACATGATAAACGTTCATATTTGCTTGATTTGCTTCAAGCTAGCAACTTATCAGATCCTT CTACTGAATCATTAACGCTCGTTTTCGTGGAGACAAAGAAGGGTGCAGATATGTTAGAAGAGTATTTACACTCAATGGGATATCCGGTTACCAGTATTCATGGTGATCGCACTCAACGTGAACGAGAAGATGCTTTGCGTCGTTTCCGTGCTGGTAAAACGCCAATACTTGTTGCAACTGCCGTTGCTGCCCGTGGTCTCGATATTCCGCATGTAAAACATGTAATTAATTTCGATTTACCGGGCGACGTGGAAGAGTACGTCCACAGAATTGGTCGTACTGGTCGCATGGGCAATTTAG GTCTAGCAACCTCATTTTTCAACAGTAAGAATCAGAACTTGGTGCGTGATTTGGTGTCTTTATTGATTGAGGCTAACCAAGAACTCCCACCATGGCTGGACGATTTGTTCAGCGAAGTAAGGTATTCTGGAGGTGGATCTCGACGTGCTGGTGGCAGTACTAAAGGGCGATTTAGCGGTGGGTTCGGTGCAAGAGATTACCGTCAACAACCCAGCTCTGGACCCGTTCGTAATAACGGTTCCTCTAACAGACCTGGTGGTTATGGAG GTAACTACGGAGGTTATGGcgggaattataataattcatcgCATAATAATTCTGCTAACAACGGAAGCAGCAATGGCACCGATTGGTGGGGGGAGGTATGGGACAAGTAA